The stretch of DNA CGGGACAATCAAAATACCCTTTCATTAACcgaatttattattaattttaagatCGATCCAAGACAAATACGCTGTTTATTAAATCTAGTAATTGATACTATTGCAATAGATCATGGTGATTGGCATATAATTAATTAGCATTAGCTGTCATCGTTCATTGATTGAGTTGGTGAAGGATCAATCCATCTCCACCAATTATACCTTGTATGTACAAGTTGAAATTTATTTATAGAACTTGAGATATAAAATTTTCAGCCGTGATTCATCGAGGAGTCCTCTTCATCAACGATGGTTGGATGATGATCGATGGTTTGATTATACGAACTTAATGCGAGGTATTTTGAACCAACAATCGATGGATCACACCTTgactttttttatttaattatctgCTAAGCACATGGTGAGTCATGGAGCAAGGTAATAATAGTGTGTATTTAGGTGCTCaccaaacttcatatctctaGTGCTACATAGATAAATATAATGCAAGATTCATtgaagaaaattatattttgggcTGGTGAGAAAGAGAATCTCAACGGGGGTTTTTGTTGCCAATATGACAACTTATCCCACCTAATTTAGGTAGGAAGTATGTGTCACATTTTTGTGTTTTCttgatatttaaattttaatatgaattttttttggaCTCgggttgaaaaatatatatatacatagagGGATGAAAGTGAAAGTTATTCAttccttaaaaaaaaattggaactTAAGGACTCTGGTAAATTGATTTAATATAATCGTGATTTTTCATTTATACATTACACAAAAGGATGGATGGATGGATGGATGGATGgaatccaccatatttaattacCAGTTTAAAAAAATAGACAGAGTTCATATATATTATTGAGGTTTGGAATGAGTGAAAACTAAAAAGAAATAATAATTAAGTCACTGATTTGGTAAGCCAAATCATGCTTCTTCCACTTTTTCAATTCCAAGTCTTGCCATATTGTGAGTTGTGTGTGCCttttttcaacttattttttGTGGCTGAAAGACTTCGAGTTATACGAAATGCTTGGTGTGCTACCAAAGCAATGATTGATTCTTTAGCTTTAATAATCTGATGAAACTTAATGAAGGTTTAAGTGTTACTGAATTTGTTAATATTTATTCTTTGCAACAAATAATTAATAGTTAACATTAATACAACATACCTTTATTCCATATTAATTCAAAATACAGACGTACCATAATGAGACCAAGTCATCGTTTCAACACTACTTTGTCATTTGGGCTAATTGCACATATCTCATAGTGAAAGTGTAAAAAAGTAAAATTAATacatcttttattttttaaaatcaaacacATTTCActcttatattatataaaaaaaatcaaacacaTTTAATCTTTTTGTAGGGGGCTTATATATATGTCTGATTTTTAAAAACACGaggtttaaaatattattaatttttacaacAGATAAgtgttttttgttttgtttttattagAGACATTGATGCAATTAGCTCAATATGTTTTAATTCACACACATGTGTTCCTTTAAGGAGCCCATTAATTGTAGAGACAAATTCTTCATTACTTGTGTTTATGACTACTGTACTAAATTTTGTTGTGTACCGTTCtcgaaagaaaaaaatatagaaaCAGATAAATTTGTTTTTCCTGAAATTGTGTAGTATTTGGCCAAATTATCTGTAGCCACGCCTGAAAATGTACTCAACATAGCTTCCTAGAGTTATTTGTGAATTAGGTTGAGTTGTTACATTAGTATATATTCTTGGCAAAGTAACTCGTGTGGATGAGTTAATCTATTTTTTCggatatttcattattttagtccattaattaaattatttttaattttgttaattttcatcaaaaaatttggtCATTTTTAATCAGAGTGTTGATGTGATGTCGagaaaatataaaactcgaCACCGAATATTGTTAGCTTATCTGGTATCCGTCAGCACTCTAGTGAAAAAAGAACAAAATCGGGAGAAAAAACAAATTAATGGACTAAAATCGTGAATTAGTGATATTGCCAAAAATAATAAATGTGCGAGTTAAATACCAAAATTGCAATTTCCGAAAAAATATAGGTAATGGATAATAttgtaattaatttatattcaaatcttgaccAAAGATGAATGTAGTTTATCTGATTTGCGTGATTTGTCTCTGCATGAATTGGCTTCGTTACGAGGATTTGAATTTtattctcaagaaaacaaggagaacaaaaaaaaaaaaaaaaaaagaagcaagCCCTATATAAATCTAGTTAGTGAGGTTTGAGCCACATTAGAGAAAATAATTTGATTCCAACATTAAACACAACACAcctcaatttattttatttacagaACAATAGTAGGAGCATAAACTAacggaaaatttaaaaaactGATTGCAATTAGTCACTCTCGACGATCGGTCAGTTTTCGACCCTTAATAGCCATTACTTGATCTTGAAATGCTTTCAGTACTTTCCTCTCAGAATTAAGTTTGTGCATGCTTTCCATTAGCAGTCTCTTATTCTTGAACATATTACCCTTCACCTTCATGTACAAATCATGATACAAATGCTTGTCGATTTTTTCGGAATCCCGATAACTGTGTAGCAGACGACGTAACACTCGTATCTTCCTCATCCACAAGAGCTTTGAAGGTAGCCTTGCTTCTTTTGTGCCCTTTCTTTTCCCATATCCCAAGTGTCTACCTTTTCTCTTGGCTTCCATAGCTAGTCTAGCCCTCGATCTCGAGTGGATTTTCGATGGTTTATTGAGGATGAACCCGTCTTCTATCAGCTTCCTTACATTCAATCCTTCGTAATAGAAATGAGACATTATACATATATAGCCAAATTAATGAGTTGAAACTGAGTGCAagaatatattatatttgagggaagaaagtttgagagaaaaaagaaaagaaaaaggaaaacgtACTAGAATTGGCAGTGGCTATATGGATAGACTCGCTAGGATCTAACCACACTTTGTTTCTCCCACAGTTGAGAATACTCGATGCTAACCTTTTTTGTAGCCTTAGAGACACCATTTCTTTTAGTGTGTTTGTTAGTTTTGTGATTTGCCAAAGGCTTTATGATGGGTTTCTTCCTTATATAGAGTGGTCGACTTAATTGCATGGGTTTCATTTGAATACTATTTTATGACTCGTTCAACGATATTTACTCACTCGATTCATTTTATTCTTGGGGGCCAAGTTCAAGTATTGGTTACTGTCGGGTCGAagtatatttttcatttttctatTATTCTTGCAGCCCAAGATACaacttttttttctttctttattttttttgcagTTTAATTAAATAGCCATATCCAGATTGTTCAATTTAACCTGAAAATATTGTAATAAGCCTAAGCACCGCGGCTCTATTATGATCAAGAAAACAAATAGAAGACGATTTCCAATATCCTAAAAATCCCAACGTAATTAATGTAGTATTAGGCTAAAACCGAAAATGGGGAACGGCAATTTTTCCCCTTTTCATTACACGCAACAAAAGAAAATATCTAAAGATAAGAATAAAACTCATCTGTTGTATTAAAAAATGGAAAATATAACGCAGCAAATTTCAACCAAAATACATATGAACCACCAGGTTAATTCATTCAACGAATCCTTCTTCCTCTTTCAAGACATCAACAAATTCCTCATGATCGAATATTGCCGTAGCTGCCACAATTGGATACCAGTTTCAACAGAATGTTCAAAGTCATTTTAACAATGGCTAACTTTAGTAAGGCTTCTTCCACTTCTGCTCACCATATGGAGTCATGGACTCTTGGTTGGGACGTTTTCGATTACATCTCTTGCAGACATCATTTCGATTAAAGTTCAAAAAATCGCAACTGTATGAAGGAAAAAAATTGCATATGTAAACGGATTTCACTAGCGAACATGCAAAAGTTATAGATTTGCCACAGCAGTGATGAAAGCAAGGTGAGAAGACTAACTCAGGGCATTCCCAATCGCCAGGTTTCAGCTCCCTTGGCGGACGAGGCCCTTGGCAGCGAAAGCAATTCTGTTTGCTTGCATAATTCATAAAGGAACATCTAGGGATCCAAAAAGATGAGAAGCAAGCTTTGGTGAAATTATTCAATTAACTAATTTACAAATGGGAACATAAAAGGAAAATAGAAAAAAACATAACCATTTTCACTAAATTAGTGGTTCGGACCATGGTATCAAGTACAGCTACAAAAAATGTATAAACAGTTCACTAATCCGGTAGAACAATGAAGATATTATTTATGGTAAGATTGGTCACATGGTTTCGAAAGAGCAAGCAGTCGTAACCAAGAATAGTAAAATTAAAGCATGAAAATTGATTGTGTAGAGATGAAGACATACTGAGGGCAGTTCCAATCGCCTTTTTTCATTTCACCGGTATCACGAGGAACGTGCTTCGGTCCCGCCTCTTCGCATTTTAGGCATCGTGTATTTCTTGCAAAGTTCAAAAATCTGCATCTGCAGTAAATTGATGGGAACACCATGTCACACTCGACTTTATCACAGGAACAATAGTTTTcttaaaaacaaaacaaatctGCTAAGGTAAGTATCACAACCACAACTACATATGGGCAAACACCATAGTTGTCAAGGTGCTAGGCGACGTCAAGGCGATGAGCCACTGCCTAGCGCCCGAACGCCTAGGCGACAAAAGGCGATCGCCTAACCACGAGGCGATAATATAGAGAGaatgtattatatatttatgttatACTAAAAATCAACTATTAATAATAATGAACTATATGAAAACCTAAATATATAAAGCTTCAAGTAACAAAAACCAAAAATATCTCAATATTGTCGATAAATCAACACATTCAAATCTTATGCTAGACAATTTAATTTTTCCAAAACAATCTAGACTCAGATCAATCACTTTCTAATTCAATCATTTCATCCACATCACCATCCTCCACCTACACCCTTACTACAAAATTTTGGATTGTCAAAACCCATACTACTGCAACAACCACCACCATATAATCGTTAATCTCCAAATAAGATTGAGGCAGTACATGCCCCATTTCATCACTCTGAAGTCTGAACCTCTCATATTCATTgttcatgaaaataaataaataaatattcatcAAAACAGCCCCATTGTAGTCAACAATTAAACTCCCCCTACCAATACCCAGTTCCACAACTATTTACTGCAGAAGTTTACTGTCATTGGTGCGCAAACAAAAAACCAGAAACTATAATGAACAAGACCTACAGCTAGAGTGGATTGACTCGATGACAAACAAAAACCAGAGAGAAAGAGATGGTGCGCACTGCGCAGAAGCTTCAATCGGCAGAAAGAGATTGGTGCGCAGCGTGAAGCTTCAATCGGCGGGCCTTTGGACGATTGTAGGAATACGTATCGAAATGCAAACTaggctatttttttaaaataaattacttatGGGCTGAAATTAATTATGGGCTTATTTAATTGGGCTTTGggtcattaaaaaataaaaaagaagccTGCTGCAAAGAGGCGGAACGCCTGGACCGCCCGTCGCCTGGAGAAAGGCGCGCCTCAGGCGCTAAAGGCGCTTGCCCAGCCATGCACGTCGCCTGGTGGTCATCTGAGGCGCTGAAGCGCCGCCTAGCGCCTGAGGCGCGCCTAGGCGTGCCTCAGGCGCGCCTTTAACAACTATGGCAAACACTAATGACAATGATTCTGAGTTTCCTAAAAGTTTGATAGGAGTGCTATAGCATGAGATAAGAGGTTTCCACTTGTTATTAGAGAAACTTATAGAATAGTCATCCAAAATAAGCATAAATGGAAAGGGAAAAGTACTTAACACACTATTAATATATGAGCACAATGGTAAGAAGTGCATGAACATACTACAATCAAGGATATAAATAGCAATTTGATACAAATAGCTATTGTCGTGACCATCAGCGAAAAAGCCACAGCCTTACTCTCCAAAAGAATTAATTTTTTCTTGTAAAACACTAAAATAGATAACTCTAAATTTCTTTCTTATTCATACCGTGGCACTCATGTCATGGAATATCAAAATTAGCTATCCCATAATATATTTCTTGCGAAATTTGAAAAGTTGCATATGATGTCCACATTGAATTGGAATCTGCTGATTGTCTAGAAAAGTGAGACATCAGGCCATCATAGAAGCACACAATAACAGATGCATACCCTACGATTGGACAAAACTTTTGAAAATGCATGCAAGGAAACTGTTTATCAATGTTATGATACAAAAATACAGACCACCTAGGCAACAACCCGCGCTTTCAAGTCTAAATTCTTTAGTTCGAAACACAGCCTTTCACATCTAAAATGAACTTTATAACAAGGTGAAGTTAAGAATAGAGTGAACAgatgaaaaaatttaaaagatacAATACCTTCTAAAGGTTTAGATAAATTACCTTAATGCAACAAAACCACTCATCAGTTCCTATAGAAATAGAACATTCTATAATAATAAACAAGTGCACCAAAGCATAAGTCTTTCACTTACTTGGTACACACCCAATCTCCTGGTTTCATTTCAATATCATGTGAGCTTCCTCTGTCAACTGAATCAAGATTGTGTTTTTTCTGTCGATGAGTCACAGGCCACCGGTTTTGAAATATCAGGGTCCATAGGGGTATCACCAAGATCAATCAACTCTAGCAGCAATTTTTTTGCAGATGCTTCAATAATGTCTCTGCCTTGAGGCTTCATTTCTCCAGAGATAACAAGTGGATCCAACGCATAAAATATTAGCATACGAACTATATCTACTGTACACGGAGCTGCTTCGGAGTCATCTAGCAAAATATATGCTCGATCACATGATCCACGGAGATTGCAGGAACCACATACCTGTCATGTCAGATGGTAAATCACCATTGCATATCCAATTTCTACATCAATCATTAACAAAGCGAACATGGTGTGAAAGCTATACGCACATCTCCTTCATCAAGTTCTAAATATGCTCTCAATCTCTTTCCTGAATTAACTGACTTCCGGAAAACATTAGGACAACCACTTTCGATGATTGTCTGAATATCTTTTGTCGACAATGACCTGCAGTACCAAAATAGGTAGCTCAACTCATATAAATCAACTAATTTTTCTCAGCATATAGTATAGCTCCCACTTTCTCAGACCACACCCCACAGTACATTCTGATTGACAACAGGAATCATCTAATTCGAAAATGAAGGAATGAAAAGTTTCTTGCATTTTCCAGTTTTACACATGCTTTTTCGATTGGGATTCAATGAACAAACATCAATGAGCATCATAACTTTATTAGTATGTTTTTTAGAAACTTCAACAGATGCACGGCACAAAAAAGCATTCTACATCCtcctaatttcctcaaaaatgtCATAAAACAGCACCTTGGCCTTTCAAGAGAATGTATTTAGATATTTCGTTCATTCAAAATTCAATAACTTGCCCTCTCTAGAAATCCCTGGGTCTAATCCATACTTTAAAACATTAAATTGGCTAAATACAACATCAGTAAGAGACACTATTCTCTGCCAAGCAACGTAAAGACTTTGAGTGGCTTGAGCTCCAGAACATCAAAGAAAGTAGGAAGGAAAAGAGAAGCAGGATACGTGGAGAATAGGGCTTTTTTTTTGGGATCCCTTATTCCTCCTTAGCACTAAAAAGAATCAAGAAAAATGAAATGCCCATACTTGAAAATATCATATCGGGCACGCGCAAAGCTCAAGCAAGCATTCTTAAGCAGGTTGATGTCCATGTAATCGACTACTCCTTGATCATTTCCACCACTACTCTCCGACATGCCAGCTTCAAGATTGAGGTAGCCTTTTGCTTTTAATCGGTCGACAAACCTAACCCATTCAGGCCATGGGTGAGTAGAGGTTGTAGAAGGTGAATCCGCAGTGTAAGCAGAAACATTTGAAGCGAGTAGCGCTGCGGAAGAACAGGAGCGATTGAAACGCGGGAAAAGAGGAAGGAAGAATTTGAGAGAATGTATCTGAGAAAAATTGCGGGAATTGCGGAACATCGTGGTTCCGAAAGAAGTAAATAGTGCTGAAGTTGCAGCCATTTGTGTGTAATTTTTCAATTCATTTGGGGTTTTGAAGAGGTTTAAAGGACACGCTCCCGGGTTGGAATGACGGGTTGAAGGGTCCGGACCGGCATTTTTAGCATATGGtcctagattttttttaaaaaaaataatagaaattaatttgattaaaaataaatgtaaTTAATATTTAACTCTTGAAATCTCAACAActaaaaaattgtttttaaaacTTGAAACCTTGAACTTGAGTAAAAAGTACCATTACTAAACATTTAAATGAAAAACGAAAAACagaatttgaagtttttgagttcCACATGTATTGTATCCTACAATGTGGTATAGTACAACAATACACCTTAGTTGCCCTTCGAAAATGGTATATAGTTTTGTGTTAGTTTTGCATCATCGAGCTAAGAGATAGTTCAAAACGTACCTCATCGTCTCGTAATTTGAGCATATATAAGCAAGAAATTATTGTCATAATATATGTCAACCGGGATTCTAAAATGTTGCCATGTCTTGAACATACAATGAGTAAAAATTAACTAAAGTTTTAGATTTTTATATGAAATCAAATTAACTCGAAGAAAGTAGTAGTAATAGGAAATTTCTACAATCATATAATAATTTACTTCGTTGAGAtagtgttattttaattaatttgcaTGCCAACTAGAAAGAAGATAATCTAACGACGgatcataaaaaaaaagatCGAAGAAGCATGCATATAGTAGATGGTTCCTTTAAAGGTGAGGGCAAAAGTTTAGCAAATAGGCGGCAGCAGTGCAAGTGGCGATGCTGGTGGGATCATCGTAGGCGTAAGAGTAAGCCTTGGGGCACGCAGCCTTGAAAATCCTGGAATACTGGGTGGGCTTGCACGACTGTGGGCTCCCGAAACTGCCTGTGCAGCAATACCTAGGCGAGTTGAAGGCGTAGCACGCGCTCTTGCACGCCACCACTCTCTTCTTGTTGCGAGACCGCACTGGAAGCCCCATTGGGCACCTCGTGTTTAGGTCGCTGATGCATCCAGCATAGCTGCATTTCCCTGCATCCCATCCAAACATATATTTATGCAATCCGACAAgcctttttttttaagaattggacgatgaatatttaaattaattaaagaaaataaaaattgtgaATTGTTAACACAATATTCTAAAGATAAATTATGTGTGTTATAATTGCAACTATCATGAGTAGCTAAACAATTTTCTCCTATTCTATAAaagattattatttaataatatgttATGTGgttgaataaaaaaatcaaacttactGTTTTTCtcagttattattttcaaattaaacTTGATACTATACACTCTA from Primulina eburnea isolate SZY01 chromosome 6, ASM2296580v1, whole genome shotgun sequence encodes:
- the LOC140833600 gene encoding large ribosomal subunit protein eL19z-like, whose protein sequence is MVSLRLQKRLASSILNCGRNKVWLDPSESIHIATANSRLNVRKLIEDGFILNKPSKIHSRSRARLAMEAKRKGRHLGYGKRKGTKEARLPSKLLWMRKIRVLRRLLHSYRDSEKIDKHLYHDLYMKVKGNMFKNKRLLMESMHKLNSERKVLKAFQDQVMAIKGRKLTDRRE
- the LOC140835544 gene encoding zinc finger protein VAR3, chloroplastic, with the protein product MAATSALFTSFGTTMFRNSRNFSQIHSLKFFLPLFPRFNRSCSSAALLASNVSAYTADSPSTTSTHPWPEWVRFVDRLKAKGYLNLEAGMSESSGGNDQGVVDYMDINLLKNACLSFARARYDIFKSLSTKDIQTIIESGCPNVFRKSVNSGKRLRAYLELDEGDVCGSCNLRGSCDRAYILLDDSEAAPCTVDIVRMLIFYALDPLVISGEMKPQGRDIIEASAKKLLLELIDLGDTPMDPDISKPVACDSSTEKTQSIEMKPGDWVCTKCRFLNFARNTRCLKCEEAGPKHVPRDTGEMKKGDWNCPQCSFMNYASKQNCFRCQGPRPPRELKPGDWECPDCDFLNFNRNDVCKRCNRKRPNQESMTPYGEQKWKKPY